In the Henningerozyma blattae CBS 6284 chromosome 8, complete genome genome, one interval contains:
- the PNG1 gene encoding peptide-N4-(N-acetyl-beta-glucosaminyl)asparagine amidase (similar to Saccharomyces cerevisiae PNG1 (YPL096W); ancestral locus Anc_8.575) yields the protein MSDIQSRFKAAASSLLKQHKKLTISHYNRQVTINDTTRFQQLIQQNNFARELFGLSNRLCTVYENSNWHSIVLEVLDLEVIYSNVDSEVAKIGDKDDKDEQYSDILVKELLRYFKQDFFKWLDKPDCPKCGQGSNQNMSSNGVQRPNQEEAQHQCGAVEIYRCNNCGTESRFPRYNDPIKLLETRVGRCGEWCNLFTLILKSFGLEARYIWNREDHVWCEYYSNYLKRWVHLDSCEQSFDQPYIYSKNWNKKMSYCIAFSRYGVQDVSKRYILQNQLPRDTISEDSLLFFCNFITKKLRISLSNDELYQLLCRDEAERLSWVTQTKNLTSDKTSEEAFKGRSSGSKEWKKERGEDGS from the coding sequence ATGTCTGATATCCAAAGTCGTTTTAAAGCTGCTGCCTCTAGTTTATTAAAGCAgcataaaaaattaacaatcTCCCATTATAATAGACAAGTTACTATAAATGACACGACTAGATTTCAACAATTAATCCAACAAAACAATTTTGCAAGAGAATTATTTGGTTTAAGTAATAGATTATGCACTGTTTatgaaaattctaattgGCATTCTATTGTTTTAGAGGTTTTGGATCTAGAAGTGATATATTCAAATGTAGATTCCGAGGTGGCTAAAATAGGGGATAAGGACGACAAAGACGAGCAATATTCTGATATTTTGGTGAAGGAATTACtgagatattttaaacaagattttttcaaatggtTAGACAAGCCTGATTGTCCAAAATGTGGTCAAGGCTCTAATCAAAATATGTCTTCTAATGGCGTTCAAAGACCTAACCAGGAGGAAGCTCAACACCAATGTGGTGCAGTTGAAATTTATAGATGCAATAATTGTGGTACAGAATCAAGATTCCCTCGTTATAATGACCCTATCAAATTACTGGAAACAAGGGTAGGACGTTGTGGTGAATGGTGTAATTTGTTTACcttaattttgaaatcatTTGGATTAGAAGCAAGATATATATGGAATCGAGAAGATCACGTATGGTGTGAATATTATTCCAACTATTTGAAGAGATGGGTTCACTTAGACTCCTGTGAACAATCATTTGATCAACCTTATATATACTCTAAGAATTGGAATAAAAAGATGAGTTATTGCATTGCATTCTCCAGATACGGTGTTCAAGATGTTAGTAAACgttatattttacaaaatcaaCTACCGAGGGATACCATTAGTGAAGAtagtttattattcttctgtaattttattactaaAAAGTTAAGAATATCTTTATCCAATGATGAATTGTATCAGCTTTTATGTAGAGATGAAGCTGAACGATTATCATGGGTCACACAGACAAAAAACCTAACTTCTGATAAAACTAGTGAGGAAGCTTTCAAGGGAAGATCTAGTGGCTCTAAAGAATGGAAAAAGGAAAGAGGAGAAGACGGTAGTTAA
- the MSY1 gene encoding tyrosine--tRNA ligase MSY1 (similar to Saccharomyces cerevisiae MSY1 (YPL097W); ancestral locus Anc_8.577) — translation MLQKLCFSIKPFNRCFTTTIIKQYLLIDQLKNRGLISQVSQPENILYEKLKSGKSLKLYLGVDPTAKSLHLGNVIPLMLLLQFYLHGHDVVALVGGATGKVGDPSGKKTARKMIVNEQREINIKAIEFQLKRFFQNAIKYLESLNKRTKYPLTFQKTITSKYKLLNNIDWLGDVKLLDFLAAYGSHIRIQPMLSRDSVSARLNSNEGLGFNEFTYQILQAYDFLHLNTVHKIDVQIGGNDQWGNITAGIDLISRIQKNQTENITNNIQPFAITVPLLTTSTGEKFGKSAGNAIFIDPEMNSAFDIYQYFVNTTDDDLLKYFKLFTLLSEQEIKEVVENHFSEGPKKRFGQKRLAWEVTELLYGTNTGTESEKVSELLFSDNTEKLTVKDTADLFIKMRIVQDVSCTDTLVNILCKLLSCSRNEAIRKIRQGGIYLGPQRERTTADITDFSPFISNDLLYIKIGKQKSFVLKFV, via the coding sequence ATGTTACAGAAATTGTGTTTTAGTATAAAACCTTTTAATAGATGCtttacaacaacaattataaaaCAATATCTTCTGAttgatcaattgaaaaatcgAGGACTTATATCACAAGTATCACAACCAGAGAATATTctttatgaaaaattaaaatcagGAAAGAGTTTAAAATTGTATCTTGGTGTAGATCCAACAGCAAAATCATTGCATTTAGGTAATGTTATTCCATTGATGTTACTActacaattttatttacacGGTCATGATGTTGTAGCTTTAGTAGGAGGTGCTACTGGGAAAGTTGGGGATCCAAGTGGTAAAAAAACAGCTCGAAAAATGATAGTTAACGAGCAAAgagaaattaatataaaagctattgaatttcaattgaaaagatttttccaaaatgccattaaatatttagaaagCTTAAACAAGAGAACTAAATATCCTTTAACTTTTCAAAAAACTATCACCAGTAAATATAAGcttttaaacaatattgATTGGCTAGGAGACGTTAAGTTGCTAGATTTTTTGGCGGCTTATGGCTCTCATATTAGAATACAGCCTATGTTATCTCGAGATTCTGTATCTGCCCGTTTGAATAGCAATGAAGGATTAggatttaatgaatttacaTATCAAATTTTACAAGCATATGATTTTCTTCACTTAAACACTGTTCATAAAATTGATGTTCAAATAGGTGGCAATGATCAATGGGGAAATATTACTGCAGGTATAGATCTAATTTCaagaattcaaaaaaacCAAACAGAAAACAtcacaaataatattcagCCATTCGCTATAACCGTACCACTATTAACTACTTCAACTggtgaaaaatttggaaagAGTGCTGGAAATGCCATATTTATTGACCCTGAAATGAATTCTGCATTTGatatatatcaatattttgttaATACAACTGATGATGACttgttaaaatatttcaagcTATTTACCCTCTTGTCTGAACAAGAGATAAAAGAAGTTGTAGAGAATCATTTTTCTGAGGGACCAAAAAAGAGATTTGGACAAAAGAGATTAGCCTGGGAAGTTACTGAGCTTTTATATGGTACTAATACAGGTACAGAATCCGAAAAAGTTTCTGAGTTATTATTCTCCGATAATACAGAAAAATTAACAGTTAAAGATACTGCAGATTTATTCATAAAGATGAGGATAGTACAGGATGTTAGTTGTACTGATACACTAGTTAATATTCTTTGCAAACTTCTTTCTTGTTCCAGAAATGAAGCAATTCGTAAAATAAGACAAGGTGGGATATACTTAGGCCCACAAAGAGAAAGAACAACAGCAGATATTACAGATTTCAGCCCATTTATCTCAAATGACTTATtatatatcaaaattgGTAAGCAGAAaagttttgttttaaaatttgtttaa
- the ERI1 gene encoding Eri1p (similar to Saccharomyces cerevisiae ERI1 (YPL096C-A); ancestral locus Anc_8.576): MHQRTAGLAVLAFTYSILIVASCTFYALTGSDTGSYYWSWLLLSPVALWVWVVADWVAVEMFSTA, encoded by the coding sequence ATGCACCAAAGAACTGCAGGGTTAGCAGTATTAGCCTTCACATATTCAATTCTTATTGTAGCTAGTTGCACATTTTATGCTTTAACAGGATCGGATACGGGTAGTTATTACTGGTCATGGCTTTTGCTAAGTCCTGTAGCGTTGTGGGTTTGGGTAGTAGCAGATTGGGTTGCTGTGGAGATGTTCAGCACAGCTTAG